The DNA region AGCAGATGACGGGCTTGTTCGTGGAGCGGTCCACGGTCGACGAGCCGCTGCTGGGCGACGAGGCGGCCGAGCTGGCGGAGCGCGTGGTGGAGGCCATCGTTCAGGCGTGCGGGCGGGTGCAGCTCTTCCAGAAGCTGGTGGACCAGCGCAAGCAGCTTCACGACCTGGCGCACACCGACGAGCTCACCGGCTGCGACAGCCGCCGCTCCATCATCGGCTACCTGGGCAAGCAGATGGACAGCTCGCGCCGCACGGGAAATCCGCTGAGCGTGGTGCTGCTGGACCTGGACCACTTCAAGGAGATCAACGACGGCTGCGGGCACCTGGCGGGCGACACGGTGCTCCGGGCGCTGGGCCAGTGGCTGGGCGCCGAGGGGCTGCGCGCCAACGACCGCGCCGGCCGGCTGGGCGGCGACGAGTTCGTGGTGGTGCTTCCCGCCACGCCGTCGGCGGGTGCGTCGGCCTTTGCCGAGCGGGCGCGCGCCCACCTGTCGTCCATCCCCTTCCTGTTCGGCGAAACACGGGTGCAGGCGAGCGTGAGCGCCGGCGTGGTTTCCTGGCCCGAGTCCGCCGCGGGCAGCGCCGAGGAGCTGATCTCGCTGGCCGACACCGCGCTATACCAGGCCAAGCAGGGCGGGCGCAACCGCACCTGCGTGGCGGCCGCGGCGGCGGCGGCCTGAAGCCCGCGTAGCGGAACCAGCCGCACGACACCGCCGCGGGTGCCGGGGAGGAACCCGGCACCCGCGGCGCTTTTCCTGCTGTCGTGGTTTTCTGATTCGAGACGATTCGCTCCTTCCGTACTGCCAGACCATGACGTTCCGTCCCCTCGTCGCCGTCACCACCACCATGTGGCCCGGCGGCTCGCACGGGCTGCCGCGGGTGCAGCTGAACGCCCAGTACCTGACCGCGCTCGACGCGGCCGGCGCCACGCCCATCCTGCTCACCCCCGCGCACTCGGACCAGGCACTGCGCGGCATCCTGTCCATCAGCCACGGGCTGCTGCTGAGCGGGGGCGAAGACGTGGAGCCCTCGCGCTATGGCCACTCGCCGCATCCCGCGCTGGGCGACGTCAATCCCGCCCGCGACGCCATGGAGATCGCCGCCGTGCACGAGGCGCTGGGCCGGCGCATGCCGGTGCTGGCCATCTGCCGGGGCATCCAGGTGCTGAACGTGGCGCTGGGGGGCACGCTGTACCAGGACATTCCCTCGGAGCTGGGCGGCGACCTGCTGCACGAGCAGGCGGCGCCGTGGAACGTGCGGTGGCACGCGGGTCGGGTGCAGCCCGGGTCCAGCCTGGAGCGCGTGTTCGGCACGGCCGAGCTTCACATCAACTCGTTCCACCACCAGGCCATCCGCGACCTGGCGCCCGGGCTGCGCGCCACCGTCTGGGCCGAGGACGGGGTGATCGAGGGGGTGGAGGGCATCGACCACCCGTGGATGTGCGGTGTGCAGTGGCACCCGGAACGCGGCGAGGCGCACGGCGCCGCCGGCGATTCGCGCGATCCCGACCGGCGGCTGTTCTGGTCCTTCGCCCAGGCGGCACGCGAGTTCGCGGATTCGTGCGGTGCCATGGAGACCGCGGGCGCGAGGTGAGGCGTCACCTAAGGACTGCGGGCGCTAGGTAGGACTGGCGTCACCCGAAGA from Longimicrobium sp. includes:
- a CDS encoding gamma-glutamyl-gamma-aminobutyrate hydrolase family protein — its product is MTFRPLVAVTTTMWPGGSHGLPRVQLNAQYLTALDAAGATPILLTPAHSDQALRGILSISHGLLLSGGEDVEPSRYGHSPHPALGDVNPARDAMEIAAVHEALGRRMPVLAICRGIQVLNVALGGTLYQDIPSELGGDLLHEQAAPWNVRWHAGRVQPGSSLERVFGTAELHINSFHHQAIRDLAPGLRATVWAEDGVIEGVEGIDHPWMCGVQWHPERGEAHGAAGDSRDPDRRLFWSFAQAAREFADSCGAMETAGAR